A single region of the Marinobacter nanhaiticus D15-8W genome encodes:
- a CDS encoding PLP-dependent aminotransferase family protein, whose product MTILYAQLADQIQQLINDGVYREGERLPGVRVLSRQFGVSISTVLQAHQTLESRGYLEARERSGYFARMPRQDAPVPVMQRPKAKPAPVTARDMALDLCSVERKHMVPFGPAVPHADFLPLRQIQHATLWAARQGLETLDYAFPGKEIFRRQIAQRMTNLGVVTTHEDVIATNGAQEAIILALRAVTQPGDIVAVESPSFPGILQALEVVGLRALEIPTHPLEGLSLEGLELALEQWPIKACVVVANHSNPLGVQMPDEQKKRLVRLLDTAGVPLIEDDIYGDLPHEGERPRPAKSFDETGNVIYCSSFSKTVSPGLRLGWVVPGKRFAELSQQKYFNNLATASIPQIAVAHFLEQGGYDRYLRAARQRYREATGRLRAAIAREFPEGTAVSRPMGGFVLWVQLPNRVSGTQVFQDARTHGINVAPGRMFSTTDKYEDYIRLNCANPWNERIERAVRTLGELVDAQMRRAA is encoded by the coding sequence ATGACCATTCTCTACGCGCAACTTGCCGACCAAATCCAACAGCTCATCAATGACGGCGTCTACCGCGAGGGCGAGCGATTGCCCGGTGTGCGTGTGCTTAGCCGTCAATTCGGAGTGAGTATCTCCACCGTACTCCAGGCCCACCAGACCCTGGAGAGCCGCGGTTACCTGGAAGCCCGCGAGCGCAGCGGCTATTTTGCCCGCATGCCGCGCCAGGACGCGCCGGTCCCGGTGATGCAGCGCCCCAAGGCCAAGCCGGCTCCGGTCACCGCGCGAGATATGGCGCTCGACCTGTGCTCGGTCGAACGTAAACATATGGTGCCGTTCGGGCCAGCCGTGCCCCATGCGGATTTCCTGCCGTTACGCCAGATCCAGCACGCGACCCTGTGGGCCGCGCGTCAGGGCCTGGAAACCCTGGATTATGCCTTTCCCGGCAAGGAAATCTTCCGTCGCCAGATCGCCCAGCGCATGACCAACCTGGGCGTAGTCACGACCCATGAAGACGTGATTGCAACGAATGGTGCCCAAGAGGCGATTATCCTGGCGCTGCGGGCGGTGACCCAGCCGGGCGATATTGTCGCGGTCGAGTCGCCGTCTTTCCCCGGTATCCTGCAAGCATTGGAAGTCGTGGGGCTTCGGGCGCTGGAGATCCCCACCCATCCGCTGGAAGGCCTGAGCCTGGAAGGGTTGGAATTGGCCCTGGAACAATGGCCGATCAAGGCGTGTGTGGTGGTGGCGAACCACAGCAATCCGCTCGGGGTGCAGATGCCGGACGAGCAGAAGAAGCGCCTGGTGCGCCTGCTGGACACGGCCGGCGTGCCACTGATCGAGGATGATATCTATGGTGACCTGCCTCACGAGGGGGAGCGTCCGCGGCCCGCAAAGTCCTTCGACGAGACCGGCAACGTCATCTATTGCTCGTCGTTCTCCAAGACCGTTTCGCCGGGTTTGCGGCTGGGTTGGGTCGTACCTGGCAAGCGCTTTGCCGAACTGAGCCAGCAGAAATACTTCAATAACCTGGCCACAGCATCCATTCCCCAGATCGCCGTAGCCCACTTCCTGGAGCAGGGCGGCTATGACCGGTACCTGCGTGCCGCCCGACAGCGCTACCGGGAAGCAACGGGTCGCCTGCGTGCGGCCATTGCCCGGGAATTTCCCGAAGGCACGGCCGTCAGCCGGCCCATGGGTGGATTTGTGCTCTGGGTCCAGTTGCCCAACCGGGTGTCCGGTACGCAGGTCTTTCAGGACGCCCGGACACACGGCATCAACGTGGCCCCAGGCAGGATGTTCTCGACCACGGATAAGTACGAAGACTATATCCGGCTGAACTGCGCAAACCCCTGGAACGAGCGGATCGAGCGGGCTGTGCGTACCCTGGGAGAGTTGGTCGACGCGCAGATGCGTCGGGCGGCCTGA
- a CDS encoding PhzF family phenazine biosynthesis protein: MTTVALNQALPLYQVDAFATRPFTGNPAAVMPLEEWLEDDLMQAIALENNLSETAFFVREPEQAEDDFHIRWFTPEVEVPLCGHATLASAWVIFNKLGWGQEHVRFRSKSGSLGVRQLENGWLELDFPRLAFEPRETPKAILEGIPEAPENAFYVASDTNYMLVFQNETQVRSLRPDMKALKTLGNLGVIVTAPGDNGDFVSRYFAPGGGIDEDPVTGSIHSILTPYWAERLGKSKLQAHQVSSRGGELRCELHGDRVHIAGQAVPFMEGQVKL; this comes from the coding sequence ATGACGACCGTCGCGTTAAACCAAGCCCTGCCCCTATACCAGGTGGATGCCTTTGCAACCCGTCCCTTCACCGGTAATCCCGCGGCAGTGATGCCGTTGGAGGAATGGCTGGAAGACGACCTGATGCAGGCCATCGCATTGGAGAACAACCTTTCCGAAACCGCCTTTTTTGTGCGCGAACCGGAACAGGCCGAGGATGACTTCCATATTCGTTGGTTTACGCCGGAAGTCGAGGTCCCTCTTTGCGGCCATGCAACCCTTGCTTCAGCCTGGGTCATCTTTAATAAATTGGGCTGGGGACAGGAACACGTCCGGTTTCGGTCAAAAAGTGGATCTCTCGGCGTACGTCAACTGGAGAATGGATGGCTGGAATTAGATTTCCCCAGGTTAGCCTTCGAGCCGAGGGAGACGCCCAAAGCTATTCTTGAGGGCATTCCGGAAGCCCCTGAAAACGCGTTCTACGTTGCCTCCGATACGAACTACATGCTTGTTTTCCAGAACGAGACCCAGGTCCGTTCGTTGCGACCGGACATGAAAGCGCTCAAGACATTGGGTAACCTGGGCGTCATCGTGACGGCGCCCGGCGATAACGGCGACTTTGTCAGCCGCTACTTCGCGCCAGGCGGCGGCATCGACGAAGACCCCGTGACGGGTTCGATCCACAGCATTCTTACCCCCTACTGGGCCGAGCGTCTGGGCAAGTCAAAACTTCAGGCCCACCAGGTGTCTTCCCGCGGCGGCGAACTGCGCTGCGAACTGCATGGAGATCGCGTCCACATTGCGGGCCAGGCGGTCCCCTTTATGGAAGGTCAGGTCAAACTCTGA
- a CDS encoding AraC family transcriptional regulator, producing MNTDSFRSPAMQELIQPLDPCDGFSETPLSGVKLICCNEAVGRTPILYEPSLIIIAQGRKIGYLGEREIHYNAGQYLVQTLPLPFECETFASAEEPLLGLSVRIDPAVLGELVVESGAAPRKEGQDAPRPMDSVAMTGSMHEAVIRLLRALHDPQDMRIVGRQRVREVIYEALKGEQGPALRALILNQGNYSRIVRVLTQMHRDFTGELSVDDLAREANMSPSTFHQHFKQITQSSPLQYVKRLRLLKARMLLSHDDLNVNQAASETGYRSVHQFSRDYKRYFGVSPVNDRRPDSAVLQPHPSAAGVASRV from the coding sequence ATGAACACTGACAGCTTTAGATCGCCGGCCATGCAGGAGCTGATCCAGCCTTTGGATCCCTGTGACGGATTCTCCGAAACGCCGTTGAGCGGGGTAAAGCTGATCTGCTGCAACGAAGCGGTGGGGCGCACGCCGATCCTCTACGAGCCGAGCCTGATCATCATTGCCCAAGGGCGGAAAATCGGCTATCTCGGCGAACGCGAGATTCACTACAACGCTGGGCAGTACCTGGTGCAGACGCTCCCCCTGCCGTTCGAATGCGAGACTTTCGCGTCGGCTGAAGAGCCATTGCTCGGGTTATCGGTACGAATCGATCCGGCGGTATTGGGGGAACTGGTCGTGGAGAGCGGCGCCGCACCGCGCAAAGAGGGCCAGGACGCGCCAAGGCCGATGGATTCCGTCGCCATGACCGGCAGTATGCACGAAGCGGTCATCCGCCTGCTGAGGGCGTTGCATGATCCACAGGACATGCGGATCGTGGGCCGGCAGCGTGTACGTGAGGTCATCTACGAAGCGCTCAAGGGGGAGCAGGGGCCTGCGCTTCGGGCTCTGATCCTCAACCAGGGCAATTACTCCCGTATTGTACGGGTGCTGACCCAGATGCACCGGGATTTTACCGGCGAGCTGTCTGTCGATGACCTTGCACGGGAAGCCAATATGAGTCCGTCGACCTTTCACCAGCATTTCAAGCAGATCACGCAATCTTCTCCGCTGCAATACGTCAAGCGGCTGCGGCTGCTCAAGGCGCGCATGCTACTCAGCCACGACGACCTGAACGTCAACCAGGCCGCTTCTGAAACCGGCTACCGCAGCGTCCACCAGTTCAGCCGAGACTATAAGCGCTATTTCGGGGTAAGCCCGGTGAACGATCGGCGTCCGGACTCAGCCGTGTTGCAGCCTCATCCGTCCGCCGCGGGGGTCGCCTCTAGAGTTTGA
- a CDS encoding NAD(P)-dependent alcohol dehydrogenase: MASAKGYAAQNETSGLAPISFDRRTPRPDDVSIEIDYCGVCHTDIHFVQNDWGVTEYPVVPGHEIIGRVTAVGSDVKNFKEGDVVGVGCMVDSCRSCKACEAGLEQYCIEGMTATYNGEDRHDGTITFGGYSDKVVVSERFVVKVPEKLDPAAAAPILCAGITTYSPLRHYGVKAGDKVGVIGMGGLGHMGVKFAKALGAEVTIFTRSESKVGEAKKQGADHVVISTDESQMEAAAESFDFMLDTVPVQHDLNPYLNCLKVDGTHVIVGLLEPVDPALEAGNLVFKRRVLAGSLIGGMPETQEVLDFCAEHDISCDIEMLDMKNINTAYERMKKGDVKYRFVIDMKTLKDD; the protein is encoded by the coding sequence ATGGCAAGCGCTAAGGGTTACGCAGCACAGAACGAAACCTCGGGCCTGGCTCCGATCAGCTTTGACCGCCGTACTCCGCGGCCCGACGATGTTTCCATCGAAATCGACTACTGTGGTGTCTGCCATACGGACATCCACTTCGTCCAAAACGACTGGGGCGTGACCGAATATCCCGTCGTACCGGGTCATGAGATCATAGGCCGCGTCACCGCTGTCGGCAGCGACGTCAAGAACTTCAAGGAAGGCGACGTCGTGGGCGTTGGCTGCATGGTCGATTCCTGCCGCTCGTGCAAGGCCTGCGAAGCCGGACTTGAGCAGTACTGTATCGAGGGTATGACGGCAACCTACAACGGCGAGGACCGTCACGACGGAACGATCACCTTCGGCGGCTACTCCGACAAGGTCGTCGTCAGCGAGCGGTTCGTGGTGAAGGTACCCGAGAAACTCGATCCAGCGGCTGCGGCGCCCATCCTCTGTGCAGGCATCACCACCTATTCACCGCTGCGTCACTATGGCGTGAAAGCCGGCGACAAGGTCGGCGTGATCGGCATGGGTGGTCTTGGCCATATGGGCGTGAAATTCGCCAAGGCCCTCGGCGCGGAAGTGACCATCTTCACCCGTTCCGAGAGCAAGGTCGGCGAGGCGAAGAAGCAGGGTGCGGATCACGTGGTCATTTCCACGGATGAGAGTCAGATGGAAGCCGCCGCGGAAAGCTTCGACTTCATGCTCGACACCGTTCCGGTCCAGCACGACCTCAACCCGTATCTCAATTGCCTGAAAGTCGACGGCACCCATGTCATCGTTGGCCTGCTGGAGCCGGTGGACCCCGCCCTGGAAGCCGGCAACCTGGTGTTCAAGCGTCGCGTGCTGGCAGGGTCATTGATCGGCGGTATGCCGGAAACCCAGGAGGTGCTGGATTTCTGTGCCGAGCACGACATCAGCTGCGATATCGAAATGCTCGACATGAAGAACATCAACACAGCGTACGAGCGCATGAAGAAAGGCGATGTGAAATACCGCTTCGTGATCGATATGAAGACATTGAAAGACGACTGA
- a CDS encoding sensor domain-containing diguanylate cyclase encodes MRVVTRPFHSIARTVLRNVIVAAAVLALVIGAAHSWYTYQKEQQRVEALTSTFALGHVPLLMVGIWDLEANALQRQVDLMAAYPEIAEARVQAATGMAFSAGPEVANRRPDVRLPIPHPTEPGEVLGELQVWYDNDYIRREIVSAIVPGFIEFVLFALVVSFITYRIIFAGLNRPLRAIDDYSRQLTPGRRNPPLELGRRQRHWEDEIDLMVDGFNTLRDGIARFSEERDQAVKTLSRERDMLDERVRERTQEMRQINEVLESLSRLSVSLIDVPYESQHSAMVDALARCGKLIEASAVGIAVCHEAGDWEWRYCWPVSTDTRAFPDSRVLHNLSWAQGWYVGDTPWSPHGLVCTRVVDSERYLLTFHEPKARTYTPLEERLVRMAAEVLFKVIERWENQHELENSRRELYRLSRTDPLTGLANRRYFNEVRDTEGRRIQRTGEPLSVLMIDVDFFKAYNDQYGHSKGDRCLVRLAEVFRQQCARAGELSARLGGEEFAILLPGHDEAEALEMAERVRSAVYDLAVPHEHSPMDWVTVSIGCATWFGDRGAEPLDAVFDHLMRNADRCLYKAKALGRNRVVGEASLSTANE; translated from the coding sequence ATGCGCGTTGTCACCCGGCCATTCCATTCCATAGCCAGGACTGTGCTACGTAACGTTATCGTTGCGGCGGCGGTCCTTGCTCTGGTGATCGGGGCGGCTCATTCCTGGTACACCTACCAGAAAGAACAGCAGCGAGTGGAGGCCCTGACTTCAACCTTCGCCCTGGGGCACGTGCCCTTGCTGATGGTGGGAATATGGGATCTGGAAGCCAACGCGCTGCAGCGTCAGGTAGACCTGATGGCGGCTTATCCGGAGATCGCCGAAGCGCGAGTCCAGGCCGCAACCGGGATGGCGTTTTCTGCGGGACCGGAGGTTGCCAATCGTAGGCCGGATGTTCGTCTCCCGATACCTCACCCGACGGAGCCTGGCGAGGTACTGGGCGAATTACAGGTCTGGTATGACAATGACTACATCCGTCGCGAGATCGTCAGCGCCATTGTTCCGGGTTTTATCGAGTTTGTCCTGTTCGCGCTGGTTGTCAGCTTCATCACTTACCGCATTATATTTGCCGGACTCAACAGGCCTTTACGCGCTATTGACGATTACAGCCGACAGCTCACACCCGGGCGGCGCAACCCACCCCTTGAACTGGGTCGCAGGCAGCGCCATTGGGAAGACGAGATCGACCTGATGGTGGATGGTTTCAACACGTTGAGAGATGGAATCGCGCGGTTCAGCGAGGAGCGTGACCAGGCGGTCAAAACACTTTCCCGCGAACGGGACATGTTGGATGAGCGGGTTCGCGAACGGACGCAGGAAATGCGGCAGATCAATGAAGTGCTCGAGTCCCTGTCGCGTCTGTCGGTCAGCCTGATTGATGTCCCCTATGAATCGCAGCACAGCGCAATGGTCGATGCACTCGCTCGTTGCGGGAAACTGATCGAGGCCTCGGCTGTTGGCATTGCGGTTTGCCATGAGGCGGGCGACTGGGAGTGGCGTTATTGCTGGCCAGTTTCGACGGATACACGTGCCTTTCCCGATAGCCGGGTGCTACACAACCTGTCCTGGGCCCAGGGCTGGTACGTGGGCGATACGCCCTGGTCACCACACGGCCTGGTGTGTACCCGTGTGGTGGACAGCGAACGTTACCTGCTGACCTTCCACGAGCCGAAGGCTCGCACCTATACGCCGTTGGAAGAGCGGTTGGTACGTATGGCTGCCGAAGTGCTGTTCAAGGTGATCGAGCGCTGGGAAAACCAGCATGAACTGGAGAATAGCCGTCGTGAACTCTATCGACTGTCACGCACGGACCCATTGACCGGCCTCGCCAACCGACGCTATTTCAATGAGGTTCGCGACACCGAGGGACGGCGTATCCAGCGTACCGGAGAACCGCTTTCGGTATTGATGATCGATGTGGATTTCTTCAAGGCCTACAACGATCAATACGGGCATTCCAAAGGGGACCGTTGCCTGGTACGTCTGGCGGAGGTTTTTCGTCAGCAGTGTGCCCGCGCGGGCGAGTTGTCAGCGCGGTTGGGCGGTGAAGAGTTTGCTATCCTGCTGCCGGGACATGATGAAGCCGAAGCGCTTGAGATGGCTGAAAGGGTTCGATCTGCAGTGTACGACCTCGCCGTACCACATGAGCATTCACCGATGGATTGGGTCACGGTCAGCATCGGCTGCGCGACGTGGTTCGGGGATCGAGGGGCGGAACCCCTGGACGCCGTCTTTGATCACCTCATGCGCAACGCCGACCGCTGTCTCTACAAGGCCAAGGCACTCGGCCGCAACCGGGTGGTGGGAGAGGCCAGCCTGTCCACCGCCAACGAATGA
- a CDS encoding ABC transporter substrate-binding protein — MFRTGLILLLSLFPVVSWAFSVTFINPGHADEPYWRDAAQGMRAVASSLGIELEILYANRDLIQQIELTEAVTLRPKDLRPDYLLFSVEKRTFAAQMKLADAADIPVFLAFSGLRPEERELYGAPRKKLPRLLGSLTPRAEDAGYLTAQTLIEAGWKKGLAASDGKIHMLALSGDRSTDTSVRRNEGLMQAIDEAGDVVLDQMVHADWRRDVAEFKARQLYVRYPEARLVWSGSDLIAFGAMDALRSRKPGEDVLFSGINSSAAAMNSLIDGRLTALAGGHFMAGGWSLVLLYDYHHGRDFAEEGVELERPMFTLFDSSKARQYLERFGNGVPNMDFSRFSKILNPSLKRYNFEFGQLLEP, encoded by the coding sequence GTGTTTCGCACCGGTCTGATATTACTTCTTAGCCTGTTCCCCGTGGTGTCCTGGGCGTTTTCCGTCACTTTTATCAATCCGGGTCATGCAGATGAGCCCTATTGGCGGGATGCGGCCCAGGGGATGCGTGCTGTCGCGTCAAGTCTGGGTATCGAGCTGGAAATCCTCTATGCCAATCGCGACCTGATCCAACAGATTGAGCTGACCGAAGCAGTGACTCTCCGTCCGAAAGATCTGCGGCCGGACTACCTGCTGTTTTCGGTGGAGAAGCGAACATTTGCTGCACAAATGAAATTGGCTGACGCCGCCGATATTCCGGTCTTCCTGGCGTTCAGCGGGCTGAGGCCAGAGGAGCGTGAACTCTATGGCGCTCCACGGAAAAAGCTACCGCGTCTGCTGGGTTCCTTGACGCCACGGGCAGAAGACGCGGGTTACCTTACAGCCCAGACGCTGATTGAAGCGGGGTGGAAAAAAGGACTGGCCGCTTCCGATGGAAAGATTCATATGCTTGCGCTTTCCGGAGATCGCTCAACGGACACGTCAGTCCGCCGCAATGAAGGTCTGATGCAAGCCATCGACGAAGCCGGTGATGTGGTGCTTGACCAAATGGTTCATGCCGACTGGCGGCGGGACGTTGCCGAATTCAAGGCCCGGCAACTCTACGTGAGGTATCCGGAGGCTCGACTGGTCTGGAGTGGAAGCGACCTGATCGCCTTTGGCGCGATGGACGCGCTGCGCTCGCGCAAGCCCGGTGAGGACGTATTGTTCTCGGGAATCAATTCGTCGGCGGCAGCCATGAATAGTCTAATCGATGGACGTTTGACCGCCCTGGCCGGTGGGCACTTCATGGCGGGTGGCTGGTCACTGGTGCTGCTCTACGATTATCACCACGGCCGAGATTTTGCCGAAGAAGGTGTCGAACTTGAGCGCCCGATGTTTACCCTGTTCGACTCATCGAAGGCCAGGCAATACCTGGAACGGTTCGGTAACGGTGTACCGAATATGGATTTCAGCCGTTTCAGTAAGATCCTCAATCCATCCCTGAAGCGTTACAACTTCGAATTCGGACAGCTGCTGGAGCCTTAA
- a CDS encoding pirin family protein, producing the protein MSNTDSNSSLSSSRDCPVVSGKRLVQHVEARKTDVGGIPVARALPTRGRRTIGAWCFLDHAGPVVFRGNSRGMRVGPHPHIGLQTFTWMIAGEVLHRDSLGSEQVIRPGEVNLMTAGNGICHTEESVEASGQLHAAQLWIALPYADRETAPRFDHYPYLPRWEEQGADMTLLMGHFRDHNAPTLAFSPLIGIDLAHRNGGAMRIPLRTDYEYGLLPLEGTFDIGGETFRTNELAYFGTGRSDVEFHAPPGGRAILLGGEPVEDEILMWWNFVGYSKSEIAQAQREWEQGSDRFGSVPAYEGERLMPPPIPWKVDPPASHS; encoded by the coding sequence ATGAGCAATACGGATTCGAATTCCTCGCTTTCGTCTTCCCGGGACTGTCCGGTCGTCAGCGGTAAACGGCTGGTCCAACACGTGGAGGCGCGAAAGACGGATGTCGGCGGCATTCCAGTGGCCCGGGCGCTGCCCACCCGCGGGCGACGCACCATTGGCGCCTGGTGTTTCCTGGATCATGCCGGTCCGGTGGTCTTTCGTGGCAATTCGCGCGGCATGCGGGTGGGACCTCATCCACACATCGGCCTGCAGACATTTACCTGGATGATTGCCGGCGAAGTGCTACACCGGGACAGCCTGGGCTCCGAACAGGTGATCCGCCCCGGCGAGGTCAACCTGATGACTGCCGGTAACGGCATCTGCCATACGGAGGAATCGGTGGAGGCTTCGGGGCAGCTCCATGCTGCCCAGCTCTGGATCGCCCTGCCTTATGCCGACCGCGAGACTGCGCCCCGCTTCGACCACTATCCCTACCTGCCAAGGTGGGAAGAGCAGGGTGCCGATATGACCCTACTGATGGGCCACTTCCGAGACCATAATGCGCCCACACTCGCGTTCTCGCCGTTGATCGGTATCGACCTGGCCCATCGCAACGGGGGGGCCATGCGCATTCCGCTCCGGACGGATTACGAGTACGGTCTGCTGCCGTTGGAAGGAACCTTCGATATTGGCGGCGAAACATTCCGCACTAACGAGTTGGCCTATTTCGGTACGGGCCGCAGTGATGTCGAGTTCCACGCACCGCCGGGTGGTCGCGCCATACTTTTAGGCGGAGAGCCGGTGGAGGACGAGATCCTGATGTGGTGGAATTTCGTCGGCTACAGCAAGAGCGAGATCGCGCAAGCCCAACGGGAGTGGGAGCAGGGTAGTGATCGCTTTGGGAGCGTGCCCGCCTACGAGGGGGAGCGTTTAATGCCTCCACCTATTCCCTGGAAGGTCGATCCTCCGGCTTCCCATTCATGA